A region of Candidatus Thorarchaeota archaeon DNA encodes the following proteins:
- a CDS encoding CoB--CoM heterodisulfide reductase iron-sulfur subunit B family protein, which produces MSQEYEVFLGCAIPSRFNNYEASMRVIADELDIELLDFDGASCCGTVVLKSIDEMSWLSMSGRNIALAEQRGHDIVTPCNGCFGSLKDCDHVLNENDNERKQVNKILSEVGLEYEGETRIRHFVEVLYDLKDKIADRIVNPLDGLKIAFHPGCHLIRPSTVAQFDNPELPRKVDELLELTGARSTPWNLKLRCCGSPLLISSEEVATEILKEKMSDAIESGANCIVTNCPACHTQFDVQALGLEDEDGNSLELPALFVTQVLGVAMGIDSSKLGFELNRVRLDPIADILGL; this is translated from the coding sequence ATGAGTCAAGAATACGAAGTCTTTCTTGGATGTGCCATTCCTAGCCGTTTCAATAATTATGAAGCATCCATGCGGGTCATTGCTGATGAGCTTGATATCGAACTCTTGGATTTTGATGGGGCATCATGCTGCGGAACTGTTGTACTGAAGTCGATTGATGAGATGAGCTGGCTTTCGATGTCTGGGCGAAATATAGCGCTCGCTGAACAACGGGGCCACGATATTGTTACTCCTTGCAATGGTTGTTTTGGCTCGCTCAAAGACTGTGATCATGTACTTAATGAGAACGATAACGAGCGGAAACAAGTCAACAAGATTCTCAGCGAAGTTGGTCTAGAATACGAAGGTGAAACACGCATTCGCCACTTTGTTGAAGTTCTGTATGATTTGAAAGACAAAATTGCAGATAGAATCGTGAATCCCCTCGATGGTCTCAAAATTGCCTTTCATCCTGGTTGTCACCTGATACGCCCATCTACTGTAGCACAGTTCGACAATCCAGAGCTCCCTCGCAAAGTTGACGAGTTGCTGGAGCTTACTGGTGCCCGAAGCACTCCCTGGAATCTGAAGCTTAGATGTTGTGGTTCCCCACTACTCATTTCGAGTGAAGAAGTTGCTACTGAGATTCTCAAAGAGAAGATGAGTGATGCCATAGAGTCCGGTGCAAACTGCATTGTGACCAACTGCCCTGCCTGCCATACACAGTTTGATGTTCAAGCACTCGGCCTAGAAGACGAGGATGGTAATTCACTGGAGCTGCCTGCGCTGTTCGTAACGCAAGTTCTGGGTGTGGCCATGGGCATTGATTCAAGCAAGTTAGGATTCGAGTTAAACAGAGTGCGGCTGGATCCTATCGCGGATATTCTCGGATTATAA
- a CDS encoding ADP-ribosylglycohydrolase family protein — MASDYSMSDPLGRARVCLDGLSIGDGFGEMFFDRRRVTENWIEERQLPPSPWRYTDDSMMAMSVFSILQEYGEINQDALIQSFCENYNPRRGYGSGMHEALPRIANGEDWEKVAGSLFGGEGSYGNGASMRVAPVGAYFATDLDSVAENAAKSAQVTHAHSEATAGAIAVATGAALAYQSREEEAPNVHDFIEKVLEAVPDSLTRKTILEALSVSPEAPVREVVSRIGNGSKITTFDTVPFVLWSAGLHLDDYKEALWYTVSGLGDIDTTSAMVGGIVASRVGQEGIPEEWLDRREPLPDLPL, encoded by the coding sequence ATGGCCAGTGACTATAGCATGTCAGACCCGCTTGGTAGAGCAAGAGTGTGTCTAGATGGTTTGTCCATCGGAGACGGCTTTGGCGAGATGTTCTTTGACCGTCGAAGAGTGACCGAGAATTGGATAGAGGAGAGACAACTACCTCCATCCCCTTGGAGATATACTGACGATAGCATGATGGCAATGTCCGTCTTCTCGATACTCCAGGAGTATGGCGAAATCAATCAAGATGCACTTATTCAAAGCTTCTGTGAGAACTATAATCCGAGAAGAGGATACGGAAGCGGAATGCACGAAGCTCTACCACGAATTGCAAATGGGGAAGACTGGGAGAAGGTTGCAGGCAGTCTATTTGGTGGAGAAGGTTCATACGGTAATGGCGCTTCAATGCGGGTTGCACCGGTTGGGGCATACTTTGCGACGGATTTGGATTCAGTAGCAGAAAATGCAGCAAAATCTGCGCAGGTAACTCATGCACATTCCGAGGCGACAGCTGGAGCAATAGCAGTTGCCACTGGCGCCGCTCTGGCATACCAGTCAAGAGAAGAAGAAGCACCGAATGTTCATGATTTCATAGAGAAGGTATTGGAAGCTGTACCTGACAGCCTAACCCGGAAAACCATTTTGGAAGCTTTGAGTGTAAGTCCTGAGGCCCCGGTGCGAGAGGTCGTCAGTAGAATTGGCAATGGTTCCAAAATAACTACATTTGACACGGTACCGTTTGTTCTGTGGAGCGCAGGACTTCATCTTGATGATTACAAAGAGGCTCTCTGGTATACGGTAAGTGGACTAGGAGATATTGATACAACCAGTGCCATGGTCGGTGGTATAGTGGCTAGTAGAGTAGGACAAGAAGGAATTCCAGAGGAATGGCTTGATAGAAGAGAACCACTTCCAGACCTCCCCCTATGA
- a CDS encoding DUF2096 family protein codes for MVSIEGLRAGWLVLNDLLGDLKSKHNFSPPDITYKDLRSSKMIIEYLGSFDEDIRDMEHRDAALREEMEQKVDRTRETLMMWAEKQGGKKYRETWNVRFHEAIHTDGESGPEESKAPISDLPRDKDVSFFRMRLPEEIPVEIISGLAESCMVLISLDGERHLQVSGSEECVKEAMQRLGELFYGENTMNE; via the coding sequence GTGGTATCTATCGAAGGTTTGCGTGCTGGCTGGCTGGTTCTCAATGACCTGCTTGGAGATTTGAAATCAAAGCATAATTTCAGTCCGCCGGATATAACGTACAAAGATCTTCGCAGTTCCAAGATGATTATAGAGTATCTTGGTTCTTTCGATGAAGACATAAGAGACATGGAGCATCGCGATGCTGCTCTTCGAGAAGAGATGGAACAGAAAGTTGATCGCACACGAGAAACCCTGATGATGTGGGCTGAAAAGCAAGGTGGGAAAAAATACAGGGAAACATGGAACGTACGGTTCCATGAGGCTATTCATACTGATGGAGAATCGGGTCCAGAAGAATCTAAAGCCCCGATATCCGATCTGCCACGAGACAAAGATGTCAGCTTCTTCAGAATGCGACTCCCCGAAGAAATCCCCGTCGAAATTATTTCTGGCTTGGCAGAAAGCTGCATGGTTCTCATATCTTTGGATGGTGAAAGGCACCTCCAAGTCAGCGGATCAGAAGAATGTGTCAAAGAGGCAATGCAACGCCTCGGAGAACTGTTCTATGGCGAGAATACTATGAATGAGTAG
- a CDS encoding CoB--CoM heterodisulfide reductase iron-sulfur subunit A family protein, with amino-acid sequence MVSDNSNDNSPKSKPTDVAIIGAGMGGINAALALAEGGHHAHLIERTVNIGGAYVAIYKIFPALECSACVMTPLTSFVGKHPNITIHALSEVKKVEGEAGDFTVTVHKKARYVDEDKCTGCGLCIKSCPVEVPNEYDGGLSLRKAIYMNFPQQIPLVATIDKEACIGCGTCAGVCPQDCIIYDDEDEEYDLNVGAIINAAGFQEYDPTDYAEYGYGVFPNVVTTLEYDRQTHPTGPTDAHMVRPSDGKEPESIMFVNCVGSRDVRENIEGYSDHCNRVCCSFGLKLAQVTRMHYPEDHCEIYYSYMDLRTCGKALEEFLWDSQHNQGIDFIRGRIAKINEDPDTNDLMVKIEDTETGEIKEMTMEMVVLNSSFRPAEGHEELAEILDIELEPTGWVKEKNPSSAALETTRPGIFMAGTIHGPKDGTDTVNEGKGAAMAAQSILPVPEPEPQEGVPPIEVGDEPRVGVFICHCGGIIGDMIDSPALADWAGDLPNVVYSTDYIFMCSDPGQELITEAIKEHDLNRVVVGSCSPLQHEDTFRSALEAAGLSGYYLVGPVGLREQLTLVNANAPPEVRQEKAQDMIRSGVAKAINNEKVPIETVEVTPVCMVVGGGVSGMTAALDVARKGFDVTLVEKNEELGGRLNELYRLFPEMVEAQEIVDDLKARVEREDKIEVILNSKPVARDGTYGNYEITLENQKTGERNMHVIGSMVIAVGTDTYEPEDGEYGWEETPAVITTLDLERKLKNGGIKEPPKNPVFIHCVGSRQSPGEGNRYCSRVCCSAVIAMQNELKEMFPDLRVFSAYKEHIRPFANGMEEMWRENRQKGVSYLRWVRENPPQVEPTEDGERAIVTVYDTLSQKTLRIKSDMVVLAVGLEAPHDVNELVKAIGITRGADGFLREMHMKFKPVETNVPGVFLGVTYAKNVADSINQARGAASAACAPLNLGTVEIELLVADVDQDLCVGCDLCNYSEICPYDAVSMVEVEPGVKKSVTDELRCEGCGACCAICPTGARDLRWWREESFLQQIEEMLRE; translated from the coding sequence ATGGTCAGCGACAATAGCAACGACAACTCTCCTAAGTCTAAACCAACAGATGTGGCCATAATTGGCGCTGGAATGGGCGGTATCAACGCAGCTCTGGCTCTTGCAGAAGGTGGGCACCACGCTCATCTGATAGAGCGTACAGTCAACATCGGCGGAGCCTATGTAGCGATTTACAAGATATTCCCGGCCTTAGAATGCTCTGCATGTGTTATGACGCCACTTACTTCGTTCGTTGGAAAGCATCCGAATATCACTATCCACGCTTTATCTGAAGTGAAGAAGGTTGAAGGAGAAGCAGGGGATTTCACCGTTACAGTACACAAGAAAGCTCGATATGTAGATGAAGACAAGTGCACAGGTTGTGGACTCTGTATAAAATCGTGCCCTGTTGAGGTTCCAAATGAATATGACGGCGGGCTATCCCTCCGCAAAGCCATATACATGAACTTCCCACAACAGATTCCGCTTGTTGCGACAATTGACAAGGAAGCCTGTATTGGATGTGGAACATGCGCAGGAGTCTGCCCCCAAGATTGTATCATCTACGATGACGAGGATGAGGAATATGATCTGAATGTAGGGGCAATCATCAATGCTGCTGGTTTTCAGGAATATGACCCCACAGATTATGCAGAGTACGGATACGGCGTATTCCCCAATGTTGTAACAACCTTGGAATATGACAGACAGACCCATCCCACAGGGCCCACAGACGCACATATGGTAAGGCCTTCTGATGGTAAGGAACCAGAATCCATCATGTTTGTCAATTGTGTCGGTTCACGAGATGTCCGAGAGAATATTGAGGGATATAGTGATCACTGTAACCGAGTTTGTTGTTCATTCGGACTGAAGCTTGCACAAGTTACACGAATGCACTACCCCGAAGATCATTGCGAAATCTACTACTCCTATATGGATTTGAGAACCTGTGGAAAAGCGCTTGAAGAGTTCCTGTGGGATAGCCAGCATAATCAAGGCATCGATTTCATCCGAGGGAGGATAGCCAAAATCAACGAGGACCCAGACACCAATGACCTGATGGTCAAAATTGAGGATACCGAAACTGGAGAAATCAAAGAAATGACCATGGAAATGGTCGTGTTGAATTCCAGTTTCAGACCTGCGGAAGGACATGAAGAACTTGCAGAGATTTTGGATATAGAACTCGAGCCAACAGGTTGGGTCAAAGAGAAGAACCCAAGTTCTGCTGCCCTTGAAACTACTCGACCAGGTATTTTCATGGCAGGAACAATTCATGGCCCGAAAGACGGTACAGATACAGTAAACGAAGGTAAAGGCGCCGCGATGGCTGCACAGTCTATATTACCAGTACCGGAACCAGAACCTCAAGAGGGAGTACCACCAATCGAAGTTGGTGATGAACCGCGTGTAGGCGTTTTCATATGCCATTGTGGAGGAATCATTGGCGATATGATTGATTCTCCTGCATTGGCGGATTGGGCGGGTGATTTGCCAAACGTCGTGTATAGCACCGACTATATCTTCATGTGCAGTGATCCAGGTCAGGAACTCATCACTGAGGCTATCAAGGAGCATGACTTGAACAGAGTCGTAGTTGGTTCATGTTCGCCATTGCAGCATGAGGATACATTCAGATCGGCACTTGAAGCTGCAGGACTATCAGGCTATTATCTAGTTGGACCAGTTGGACTGCGTGAACAACTAACGCTTGTTAATGCCAACGCTCCGCCCGAAGTCCGACAGGAAAAGGCCCAAGATATGATTAGAAGTGGTGTGGCAAAGGCTATCAACAATGAAAAGGTTCCTATTGAAACAGTTGAAGTGACACCCGTTTGTATGGTCGTGGGTGGTGGAGTCTCCGGAATGACGGCCGCACTCGATGTTGCTCGGAAAGGTTTCGATGTTACCCTAGTAGAGAAGAATGAAGAACTAGGCGGCAGACTCAACGAGTTATATAGGCTCTTTCCGGAGATGGTCGAAGCTCAGGAAATTGTAGATGACTTGAAAGCAAGGGTTGAGAGGGAAGACAAAATCGAAGTTATTCTCAATTCGAAACCGGTAGCTCGTGATGGAACATACGGAAACTACGAAATTACCCTCGAGAATCAGAAGACCGGTGAAAGAAACATGCACGTGATAGGCTCCATGGTAATTGCTGTAGGAACAGATACCTATGAGCCTGAAGATGGTGAATATGGATGGGAAGAGACCCCGGCCGTCATAACCACGCTTGACTTGGAACGGAAACTGAAGAATGGAGGAATCAAAGAACCCCCCAAGAACCCGGTGTTCATTCATTGTGTCGGATCGAGACAGAGTCCAGGTGAAGGAAACAGGTATTGTTCGAGAGTTTGTTGTTCCGCAGTCATAGCCATGCAAAACGAGCTGAAGGAGATGTTCCCCGACCTTAGGGTCTTCTCAGCCTATAAGGAACACATCAGACCATTCGCTAACGGGATGGAAGAGATGTGGAGGGAGAACAGACAGAAGGGTGTCAGTTACCTGCGATGGGTTAGAGAGAATCCCCCGCAAGTCGAGCCAACTGAAGATGGTGAACGAGCTATTGTTACCGTCTATGATACGCTATCACAGAAGACCCTGAGAATCAAATCAGATATGGTGGTTCTAGCTGTTGGTCTTGAGGCGCCTCACGATGTTAATGAACTGGTAAAGGCAATCGGTATCACCCGTGGAGCCGACGGATTCCTTAGAGAGATGCACATGAAGTTCAAGCCTGTCGAGACCAACGTCCCGGGTGTATTCCTAGGTGTAACCTATGCAAAGAATGTTGCAGACTCAATCAACCAAGCTCGCGGCGCGGCAAGTGCAGCCTGTGCTCCCTTGAATCTCGGTACTGTGGAGATTGAACTGTTGGTTGCAGATGTCGACCAGGATCTTTGTGTTGGTTGTGACCTGTGCAACTATTCCGAAATATGCCCATATGATGCAGTATCGATGGTTGAAGTGGAACCAGGTGTTAAGAAGAGCGTCACCGACGAACTACGTTGTGAAGGTTGTGGTGCATGTTGCGCCATATGTCCAACAGGTGCTCGGGATCTCAGATGGTGGCGAGAGGAAAGCTTCCTACAACAAATCGAAGAAATGCTCAGGGAGTGA
- a CDS encoding 4Fe-4S dicluster domain-containing protein, with the protein MTEAWGTLKSFAGKTFETLDPEFTERVSQLIGGQDLTACFQCAKCSAGCPVSDKVNVQIHEVMRMLVLGLPEVLDTDMIWLCTTCYTCQERCPQGIDITDILFGLKNMAFKRNKTPQGYVSSRQQLYDTGKLYQPTDWEREDLGLDTVPHLDLDETKKMFEKTGLLKLEEDD; encoded by the coding sequence ATGACTGAAGCATGGGGTACTCTCAAATCGTTTGCAGGTAAGACCTTTGAAACTCTTGATCCTGAATTCACTGAGCGAGTTTCACAGCTTATCGGTGGTCAGGACCTAACTGCGTGTTTCCAGTGTGCGAAATGCAGTGCTGGTTGCCCGGTCAGCGACAAGGTTAATGTACAGATTCATGAAGTAATGCGGATGCTTGTTCTTGGGCTACCAGAAGTACTTGATACTGACATGATATGGCTGTGTACAACTTGCTATACATGTCAGGAACGGTGTCCACAAGGTATCGACATAACAGATATCCTCTTCGGACTGAAGAATATGGCTTTCAAGAGAAACAAGACACCCCAGGGATACGTTAGTTCACGACAGCAGCTCTATGATACTGGAAAACTCTATCAGCCAACTGATTGGGAACGCGAAGATCTCGGTTTGGATACCGTTCCACATCTGGACTTGGATGAAACCAAGAAGATGTTTGAGAAGACCGGCTTGCTCAAACTGGAGGAGGATGACTAG